One Bufo gargarizans isolate SCDJY-AF-19 chromosome 4, ASM1485885v1, whole genome shotgun sequence DNA window includes the following coding sequences:
- the CRLS1 gene encoding cardiolipin synthase (CMP-forming), translated as MSVLAVLLGRCPLSALSCPARRLLRGRDVVQDTWAQTRHVLGVRDGPGPGRGRPGPSALPAAHPLRCLHGRAALHRPLLRLSARIVCGRGRHKSGNGEKTGGEEAGPPRSTDLYENPWTIPNLLSMTRIGLSPVLGYLIVGEDFNLALGIFILAGVTDLLDGYIARNWANQKSALGSALDPLADKILISVLYVCLTYAHLIPVPLTVMIILRDIALISAVFYVRYKTLPPPRTLGRYFNPCYATAQLEPTFISKMNTAVQLVLVAASLAAPVFDYVDSVYLQALWCITAFSTVASGYSYYHYGRKTVKVLNNK; from the exons ATGTCGGTGCTGGCAGTGCTGCTGGGCCGGTGCCCGCTGTCTGCGCTCAGTTGCCCGGCCCGGCGGTTACTAAGAGGCCGCGATGTGGTCCAGGACACCTGGGCCCAGACCCGCCATGTGCTGGGGGTACGGGACGGCCCCGGGCCTGGAAGAGGGCGCCCGGGCCCCAGCGCTCTGCCCGCCGCTCACCCGCTCCGGTGCCTGCACGGCCGCGCCGCCCTCCACCGGCCCCTGCTGCGGCTCTCCGCCCGGATAGTGTGCGGGAGGGGGCGACACAAGTCTGGGAACGGCGAGAAGACGGGAGGAGAGGAGGCCGGGCCCCCCCGGAGCACTGACCTG TATGAAAACCCATGGACCATCCCAAATCTTCTGTCTATGACCCGGATCGGCCTCTCTCCTGTCCTCGGTTACCTCATCGTTGGGGAAGACTTTAACCTCGCTCTGGGGATTTTCATTCTAGCTGGAGTAACAGATTTG TTAGATGGATATATCGCAAGGAATTGGGCCAATCAGAAATCAGCATTGGGAAGCGCTCTTGATCCACTGGCGGATAAAATTCTTATCAGTGTCCTATACGTCTGCTTAACATATGCACATCTGATCCCAG TTCCTCTGACCGTCATGATCATTTTGAGGGACATCGCCTTGATTAGTGCTGTTTTTTATGTCCGCTATAAAACCCTTCCTCCTCCA AGAACCCTTGGCAGATATTTTAACCCTTGTTATGCAACTGCTCAGTTAGAGCCAACGTTTATCAGTAAG ATGAACACCGCAGTCCAATTAGTACTGGTGGCAGCATCACTTGCGGCTCCTGTATTTGATTACGTGGATAGTGTCTATCTTCAAGCGTTATG GTGTATCACTGCTTTCTCGACCGTGGCCTCAGGGTATAGCTACTACCATTATGGTCGAAAGACTGTAAAAGTTTTGAACAATAAGTGA